The Bacillota bacterium LX-D genome has a window encoding:
- a CDS encoding HD-GYP domain-containing protein translates to MRKVRIDYLQPGMKVARPVISSDGYVLLNTDIVLKKSYIEQLKFFNVSAIYIHDDLAPDLDVCDVISDNTRMEAIRSVKELVVNIRDNIFKEKKIIVRQEKIINTIKNIISDLLKNEDLVVNLTDIRTADSYTFAHSVNVCVLSILTGINLNFSENQLFHLGTGALLHDIGKTLIPNEIINKPGKLDEQEREKIKMHTIFDYNILENQSEISSFAAKVALQHHERIDGSGYPHGLKGKKIHLYSQITGIADVYDALTSDRVYRKAFLPHEAYEFLSGTGGTIYDYNLVKVFLSQIAPYPVGTFVKLNTGEIGVVVDVPKELTIRPVIRVFFKENRLVKEPYELKLTHLTQVVIKDIITEPELMQIKNGQKEKQIIY, encoded by the coding sequence GTGCGTAAAGTAAGAATAGATTATTTACAACCAGGAATGAAAGTAGCTCGGCCCGTTATTAGCAGTGATGGTTACGTTTTGTTAAATACAGATATTGTTTTAAAAAAGTCATACATTGAGCAATTGAAGTTTTTTAATGTTTCTGCTATTTATATTCATGACGATTTAGCACCTGATTTAGATGTCTGCGATGTTATTTCAGATAACACTAGAATGGAAGCAATACGTAGCGTTAAAGAGTTAGTAGTAAATATCCGGGACAATATTTTTAAAGAGAAAAAAATAATAGTAAGGCAAGAAAAAATAATTAATACAATTAAAAATATAATTAGTGACTTGTTGAAAAATGAAGATTTAGTTGTTAACTTAACTGATATTCGTACGGCAGATTCTTATACTTTTGCCCACTCAGTAAATGTTTGCGTTTTGTCAATTTTAACGGGAATAAATTTAAATTTTAGCGAAAATCAGCTTTTTCATTTGGGTACGGGTGCATTGCTCCATGATATAGGAAAAACTCTAATACCCAATGAAATAATCAACAAACCAGGTAAATTAGATGAACAAGAGCGGGAAAAAATTAAAATGCATACTATTTTTGACTATAATATCTTAGAAAACCAATCTGAGATAAGTTCTTTTGCCGCTAAAGTTGCTTTACAGCACCATGAAAGGATTGACGGCAGCGGTTATCCTCACGGACTTAAAGGGAAGAAAATACATCTATATTCGCAAATTACAGGTATTGCCGATGTTTATGATGCTTTAACTTCAGATAGAGTTTATCGCAAAGCTTTTTTGCCTCACGAAGCCTATGAATTTTTGTCCGGTACGGGAGGTACTATTTATGATTATAATTTAGTCAAAGTGTTTTTAAGTCAAATAGCACCTTATCCCGTAGGAACCTTTGTTAAGCTAAATACAGGCGAAATTGGAGTTGTGGTAGATGTACCTAAAGAACTTACTATACGTCCTGTGATCAGAGTATTTTTTAAGGAAAATAGGCTCGTCAAAGAACCTTATGAATTGAAGCTTACCCATTTAACACAAGTTGTAATCAAGGACATTATTACGGAACCGGAACTGATGCAGATAAAAAATGGTCAAAAAGAAAAACAAATTATTTATTAA
- a CDS encoding NifU family protein has product MKEKVQAAIDKIRPNLQADGGDVELIDVTADGVVKVKLQGACGSCPMALMTLKQGIERIVKKEVPEVKEVQSVN; this is encoded by the coding sequence TTGAAGGAAAAAGTACAAGCTGCCATTGATAAAATTCGTCCAAACTTACAAGCCGATGGCGGAGATGTTGAATTAATTGATGTTACGGCTGATGGTGTGGTTAAGGTAAAATTACAAGGTGCTTGCGGCAGCTGCCCAATGGCCTTAATGACTTTAAAACAAGGGATAGAACGTATAGTCAAAAAAGAAGTTCCTGAAGTTAAAGAAGTTCAATCTGTTAACTAA
- a CDS encoding ABC transporter ATP-binding protein has protein sequence MREFSTLKDFFWANRWNYLGGIIFLIAVDFLQLLPPKILGAFADLYQTKQLTKQVILKYFLLLTIIAILIALLRFLWRYYIQRSSRALEMYLRNKLYAHLQCLDAKYYDQHRIGDLMAHATNDINAIKSTFMIGLVMIIDAVVLTTATVLLMFKTIDLRLVLAALMPLPFVAFLAVRFSHLLHNRYLKVQEAFSSLTEQTQEYIAGIRVIKSFALENSAREQFQIINQNNAQSNLNLVRLSALLSPLIQFFASLSFLIVFGYGGYLILQQQISLGSFVAANGYLSMLIWPLTALGWVFSVIQRGVASMVRINLILQTETSIQEAPDAFEIKDTNGQITYQNLDFAYDGYPNLVLKNINLKILPGQTIGIVGKTGSGKSTLVNLLLRIYDPPNSSIYLDGQDVKKVLLDSLRSQIGYVPQDSFLFSTTIEENILLGQIAKESFSLEELIRICHLADDLASLPGGVKTVIGERGVTLSGGQKQRIALARALVNNPPVLILDDSLSAVDTRTEEIILHNLKQIRSNKTTLMIAHRFSTIKHADQIFLLEQGKIVEQGTHKELVNRKGLYYQTYRKQLLEKEYLAKCEDK, from the coding sequence ATGAGAGAGTTTAGTACTTTAAAGGACTTTTTTTGGGCTAACCGTTGGAATTATTTAGGAGGAATAATTTTTTTGATTGCTGTAGACTTTCTACAGCTGCTTCCTCCTAAAATTTTAGGGGCTTTTGCCGATTTATATCAGACTAAACAGTTAACTAAACAAGTTATATTAAAATATTTTTTGTTGCTGACTATAATTGCAATCCTAATTGCATTGCTGCGCTTTCTATGGCGATATTATATTCAACGCTCTTCTCGGGCTTTGGAAATGTATCTACGCAATAAATTGTATGCCCATTTGCAGTGCTTAGATGCTAAGTATTATGACCAGCATCGGATTGGGGATTTAATGGCTCATGCTACTAATGATATCAATGCCATCAAATCAACTTTCATGATTGGCCTAGTCATGATTATTGACGCAGTTGTCCTTACAACTGCCACTGTCTTGTTAATGTTCAAAACTATTGATTTACGCCTAGTTCTAGCTGCTTTAATGCCCTTGCCTTTTGTGGCTTTCTTAGCAGTTAGATTCAGCCACCTGCTGCACAACCGTTATCTAAAAGTCCAGGAGGCCTTTAGCAGTTTAACTGAACAAACTCAAGAATATATAGCCGGAATTCGGGTTATAAAATCTTTCGCTTTGGAAAATTCCGCTAGAGAACAATTCCAAATAATTAATCAGAACAATGCGCAGTCAAATTTAAACCTTGTAAGGCTATCAGCACTTCTCAGTCCATTAATCCAGTTCTTCGCCTCCTTAAGCTTTTTAATTGTTTTTGGCTATGGTGGTTATTTAATTCTACAACAGCAAATTAGCCTGGGGAGTTTTGTGGCAGCCAATGGCTATTTATCCATGCTAATTTGGCCTTTAACTGCTTTAGGCTGGGTGTTTAGCGTTATCCAGCGAGGTGTTGCTTCTATGGTTAGAATTAATCTCATTCTGCAAACGGAAACTTCAATTCAAGAAGCACCTGATGCCTTCGAAATTAAGGATACTAATGGCCAAATTACTTATCAAAATTTAGATTTTGCTTATGATGGTTATCCTAACCTAGTTTTAAAAAATATTAACCTGAAAATATTGCCTGGGCAAACAATTGGCATTGTAGGTAAAACAGGCAGCGGTAAAAGTACTTTAGTTAACCTGCTTTTGCGAATCTATGACCCTCCCAACAGTTCAATTTACCTAGATGGACAAGATGTTAAAAAAGTACTGTTGGATTCCTTGCGGAGCCAAATTGGCTATGTACCCCAAGATTCTTTTTTGTTTTCCACAACAATTGAAGAAAACATTCTTTTGGGCCAAATAGCTAAAGAGTCCTTTAGTTTGGAAGAACTCATTAGGATTTGTCATTTAGCTGATGATTTGGCGAGTTTGCCGGGTGGGGTAAAAACAGTTATTGGAGAAAGAGGAGTTACACTTTCTGGTGGTCAAAAGCAGCGGATAGCCTTAGCCAGAGCCTTAGTAAATAATCCTCCTGTCTTGATTTTAGATGATTCTTTATCGGCTGTTGATACTAGAACCGAAGAAATAATTTTACACAACCTAAAACAAATACGTTCTAATAAAACAACGCTGATGATTGCTCATCGTTTTTCTACCATTAAACACGCTGATCAAATTTTTCTTTTAGAGCAAGGTAAAATTGTGGAACAAGGTACCCATAAAGAATTAGTAAACAGAAAAGGTCTTTATTATCAAACCTACCGGAAGCAGCTGCTGGAAAAAGAATATTTAGCTAAATGTGAGGACAAATAA